One window from the genome of Sphingomonas lacunae encodes:
- a CDS encoding nucleotidyltransferase family protein: MSFVTAIAARPISNREFAARMSVKWTAIILAGQRPGPDPLASHFGEDWKALVRVGGEAMLTRVVRTLRSVPDISRIIVLAQDPARMEAAVDAGGGAIILPSGAGISSSIRSVAGTEVAPWPVFVTTADHVLLTRSMVEEFLLGAQLSAPGKPSPDVAVGMVEYEVMLSKFPDARRTWLRFSDGAWSGANLFALTSARANAALDLWAEAETDRKKPLKLFLHFGFGLALRAITRTIGLGDALARAGTRLGLTARLIPMGDPVAAIDVDKVNDHVQAEAILAAREREGKCG; this comes from the coding sequence ATGTCCTTCGTGACGGCCATCGCCGCGCGACCAATAAGCAACAGGGAATTCGCAGCCCGCATGTCCGTCAAATGGACCGCCATCATCCTCGCCGGGCAACGTCCGGGCCCGGATCCGCTCGCCAGCCATTTCGGCGAGGATTGGAAAGCGCTGGTGCGCGTCGGCGGTGAGGCGATGCTGACCCGTGTCGTGCGTACCTTGCGCAGCGTCCCCGACATCAGCCGCATCATCGTCCTGGCGCAGGATCCCGCGCGCATGGAGGCTGCGGTCGATGCCGGCGGCGGCGCGATCATCCTGCCGAGCGGGGCGGGTATCAGCAGCAGCATCCGCAGCGTCGCCGGCACTGAAGTCGCGCCCTGGCCGGTGTTCGTCACAACGGCCGATCATGTGCTGCTGACCCGGTCGATGGTCGAGGAGTTCCTGTTGGGCGCGCAACTGTCAGCTCCGGGCAAGCCATCGCCCGATGTGGCGGTCGGCATGGTCGAATATGAGGTGATGCTGTCCAAATTCCCCGATGCCCGGCGGACCTGGCTGCGGTTTTCCGATGGCGCATGGTCGGGCGCCAACCTGTTCGCGCTGACCAGCGCCCGGGCCAATGCGGCGCTTGACCTGTGGGCGGAGGCGGAGACGGATCGCAAGAAGCCGCTGAAGCTGTTCCTGCACTTCGGCTTTGGCCTGGCCTTGCGCGCCATCACCCGCACAATCGGCCTGGGCGATGCGCTGGCCCGCGCTGGCACCAGGCTTGGCCTGACGGCGCGGCTAATCCCGATGGGTGATCCGGTTGCCGCCATCGATGTCGACAAGGTCAACGACCACGTTCAGGCCGAGGCGATCCTTGCTGCGCGTGAGCGGGAAGGTAAGTGTGGCTGA
- a CDS encoding isocitrate lyase, producing the protein MDYQNHITSTDELIRSHNGTWDGISGESVARMRLQNRFKTGLDIARYTAKIMREDMAAYDADPANYTQSLGCWHGFIAQQKLISIKKHFGTTKRRYIYLSGWMVAALRSDFGPLPDQSMHEKTSVPALIEEIYTFLKQADARELGMLFRDLDAARAAGDEVTAKAVQAKIDNFETHVVPIIADIDAGFGNAEATYLLAKKMIEAGACALQIENQVSDEKQCGHQDGKVTVPHEDFLAKIRALRYAFMEMGVEDGVIVARTDSLGAGLTKQIAYTREPGDLGDQYNAFLDCEEVSGAGNPGDVLINRDGKLMRPKRLPSNLYQFRAGTGEDRCVLDCITSLQNGADLLWIETEKPHIEQIAGMVDRIREVIPNAKLAYNNSPSFNWTLNFRQQVFDAWEKEGRDLSDYDRAKLMSADYDASDLAIEADNRIRTFQRDAAARAGIFHHLITLPTYHTAALSTDNLAKEYFGDEGMLGYVAGVQRKEIRQGIACVKHQNMSGSDIGDDHKEYFAGEAALKAGGVHNTMNQFAA; encoded by the coding sequence ATGGACTATCAGAACCACATCACCAGCACGGACGAACTGATCCGCAGCCACAACGGCACCTGGGATGGCATCAGCGGCGAATCGGTTGCCCGGATGCGCCTGCAGAACCGCTTCAAGACCGGCCTCGACATTGCGCGTTACACTGCAAAGATCATGCGCGAGGACATGGCCGCCTATGACGCCGATCCTGCCAATTACACCCAGTCACTGGGTTGCTGGCACGGCTTCATCGCGCAGCAAAAACTTATCTCGATCAAGAAGCATTTCGGCACGACCAAGCGTCGTTACATCTATCTGTCGGGCTGGATGGTTGCCGCGCTGCGCAGCGATTTTGGCCCGCTGCCTGACCAGTCGATGCACGAAAAGACCAGCGTTCCGGCATTGATCGAGGAAATCTATACCTTCCTCAAGCAGGCTGACGCGCGTGAGCTTGGCATGCTGTTCCGCGATCTTGATGCCGCCCGCGCCGCTGGCGACGAAGTCACCGCCAAGGCAGTCCAGGCCAAGATCGACAATTTCGAAACCCATGTCGTGCCGATCATTGCCGACATTGACGCCGGTTTTGGCAATGCCGAAGCGACCTATCTGCTCGCCAAGAAAATGATCGAGGCCGGCGCCTGTGCGCTGCAGATCGAAAATCAGGTCAGCGATGAAAAGCAGTGCGGTCACCAGGACGGCAAGGTCACCGTCCCGCATGAGGACTTCCTCGCCAAGATCCGCGCGCTGCGCTACGCCTTCATGGAAATGGGTGTCGAGGACGGCGTCATTGTCGCCCGCACCGACAGCCTGGGCGCCGGCCTCACCAAGCAGATCGCCTATACCCGCGAGCCGGGCGACCTCGGTGACCAGTATAACGCCTTCCTCGATTGTGAAGAGGTCAGCGGTGCGGGCAACCCCGGCGACGTGCTGATCAACCGCGACGGCAAGCTGATGCGGCCGAAGCGCCTGCCGTCAAACCTCTACCAGTTCCGTGCCGGAACGGGTGAAGACCGCTGCGTCCTCGACTGCATCACCAGCCTTCAGAATGGCGCTGACCTGCTGTGGATCGAGACCGAAAAGCCGCACATCGAACAGATTGCAGGCATGGTCGACCGTATCCGCGAGGTCATCCCCAATGCCAAGCTGGCCTACAATAACTCGCCATCGTTCAACTGGACGCTGAATTTCCGTCAACAGGTGTTCGATGCCTGGGAGAAGGAAGGCCGCGACTTGTCGGACTACGACCGGGCCAAGCTGATGAGCGCCGATTATGACGCCAGCGACCTTGCCATCGAGGCCGACAACCGCATCCGCACCTTCCAGCGCGACGCTGCGGCACGGGCCGGCATCTTCCATCACCTCATCACACTGCCGACCTATCATACTGCGGCGCTGTCGACCGACAATCTCGCCAAGGAGTATTTCGGTGACGAAGGGATGCTGGGCTATGTCGCCGGCGTGCAACGCAAGGAAATCCGTCAGGGTATCGCCTGTGTGAAGCACCAGAACATGTCAGGCAGCGACATTGGCGATGACCACAAGGAATATTTCGCCGGAGAAGCAGCGCTCAAGGCAGGTGGTGTCCACAACACCATGAACCAGTTTGCTGCCTGA
- the prsR gene encoding PEP-CTERM-box response regulator transcription factor: MSRMDTITKPKLLIVEDDPGLQRQLRWAYEDYSTMVAGSREEALTLLRAEEPAVITLDLGLPPDPDGVSEGFRTLKEILALAPQAKVIIASGHNERESALTAIAAGAWDFYQKPVDFDELGAIVRRAFHVQALEAENRRLMANVPGEVTMLGGLITAAPEMHKVTRTIEKVASANVSVMLLGASGTGKELLAKGLHEASPRAKGSFIAINCAAIPDTLLESELFGHEKGAFTGAVKTTEGKIEMADGGTLFLDEIGDIPLPLQVKLLRFLQERVIERIGGRKPIPVDTRIVCATHRDLKAMVADGSFREDLYYRLAEIVVPIPGLAERPGDAVLLARHFLRKYGKEMGVGARDLSPDAIAAVEAWGWPGNVRELENRVKRAAIMAEGKFITAADLDLDEPGAGEGDFINLRAVRDAAEKRAIGHALSVCEHNISAAARMLGVSRPTLYDLMKQHDFSA; this comes from the coding sequence ATGAGCCGCATGGACACCATAACCAAACCCAAGCTGTTGATTGTCGAAGATGATCCCGGCCTGCAGCGCCAATTGCGCTGGGCTTATGAGGATTATTCGACGATGGTCGCCGGCAGTCGCGAAGAAGCGCTGACGCTATTGCGTGCGGAAGAGCCGGCGGTGATCACGCTCGACCTGGGCCTGCCACCTGATCCGGATGGCGTTAGCGAAGGCTTTCGCACGCTCAAGGAGATATTGGCGCTCGCCCCGCAGGCCAAGGTGATCATCGCTTCCGGCCATAATGAACGCGAGAGCGCTTTGACCGCCATTGCCGCGGGTGCCTGGGATTTCTACCAGAAGCCTGTCGATTTTGACGAGTTGGGCGCCATCGTCCGGCGGGCCTTTCACGTGCAGGCACTGGAGGCTGAAAACCGGCGGTTGATGGCCAACGTGCCTGGCGAGGTGACGATGCTGGGCGGCTTGATCACGGCGGCGCCAGAGATGCACAAGGTGACCCGCACGATCGAAAAGGTCGCATCGGCCAATGTCTCGGTCATGCTGCTTGGCGCCAGCGGCACCGGCAAGGAATTGCTTGCCAAGGGCCTGCATGAAGCGAGCCCCCGTGCCAAGGGCAGTTTTATTGCCATCAACTGCGCCGCCATTCCCGACACATTGCTGGAAAGCGAATTGTTCGGTCATGAAAAGGGTGCCTTCACCGGTGCGGTGAAAACCACCGAAGGCAAGATTGAAATGGCCGACGGGGGCACGTTGTTCCTCGACGAAATCGGCGACATTCCGCTGCCGCTCCAGGTCAAGCTGCTGCGATTCCTGCAAGAGCGGGTTATTGAACGGATAGGCGGGCGCAAACCCATCCCGGTCGATACGCGCATCGTCTGTGCCACCCACCGCGATCTGAAGGCGATGGTTGCCGACGGCAGCTTCCGTGAAGACCTGTACTACCGCCTCGCGGAAATCGTCGTGCCAATTCCCGGGCTGGCCGAAAGGCCCGGCGATGCCGTGCTGCTCGCCCGCCATTTCCTGCGCAAATATGGCAAGGAAATGGGCGTCGGTGCGCGTGACCTGTCCCCCGACGCCATTGCCGCTGTCGAAGCCTGGGGCTGGCCAGGCAATGTGCGTGAGCTTGAGAACCGGGTCAAACGCGCCGCTATCATGGCCGAAGGCAAGTTCATCACCGCAGCTGACCTCGATCTCGATGAACCAGGTGCAGGTGAGGGTGATTTCATCAATCTGCGGGCCGTGCGCGATGCGGCCGAAAAGCGGGCCATCGGCCATGCGCTGTCCGTATGCGAGCATAATATTTCGGCCGCTGCCAGAATGTTGGGGGTCAGTCGTCCGACCCTTTACGACCTGATGAAGCAGCATGATTTCAGCGCCTAG
- a CDS encoding TIGR03013 family XrtA/PEP-CTERM system glycosyltransferase, with the protein MFRLFKHYIPKAVLLLALFDALLLMMAAEAAWVLRAHQIGMTVEPLYVRWIPMVSFALVVQLGMIGVGVYGTEALQSVRFALMRLLTAVSLGIILLATLYFVFPSVALWRSNLAYAMPLAVLGPILLRFAFTAALGGEAFRRRILVLGAGSRAGRIADLARSSSAGFNAVGFVAMTDEAPAVPAAVHRTKIDSLADHVVALNVGEVVLALEERRNALPLDDLLRIKTTGVHVNEISSFLERETGRVDLATVNPSWFIFSDGFTAGQRVSKVAKRLFDIVASLLVLLIMGPVVLIAAILVKLDSPGPALYRQRRVGLYGQPYDIFKLRSMRQDAEAGGKAIWAAEADPRITRIGRFLRMTRIDEIPQAWNVLKGEMSFVGPRPERPEFVQELEREIPYYAERHMVKPGLTGWAQINYPYGASIEDARCKLEYDLYYAKNYTPFLDLLILLQTLRVVLWPEGVR; encoded by the coding sequence ATGTTTCGTCTGTTCAAACATTATATTCCCAAGGCAGTTCTGCTGCTTGCCCTGTTTGACGCCCTGCTGTTGATGATGGCGGCGGAAGCGGCTTGGGTGTTGCGTGCCCATCAGATCGGGATGACGGTAGAGCCGCTTTATGTGCGCTGGATTCCGATGGTGAGTTTTGCCCTGGTGGTGCAACTGGGCATGATTGGTGTCGGTGTCTATGGGACGGAGGCGCTGCAATCCGTCCGCTTTGCGTTGATGAGGCTCCTGACGGCGGTATCCCTTGGCATCATCCTGCTGGCGACCCTTTATTTTGTTTTTCCCAGCGTTGCCTTGTGGCGATCAAACCTTGCTTATGCCATGCCACTCGCTGTTCTCGGTCCGATCCTGCTGCGATTTGCGTTTACCGCTGCGCTGGGTGGTGAGGCCTTCCGCCGGCGTATCCTGGTCCTGGGAGCCGGTTCACGGGCTGGCCGCATTGCCGATCTGGCGCGATCAAGCAGCGCGGGATTCAACGCGGTGGGTTTTGTCGCCATGACCGATGAGGCGCCCGCCGTGCCGGCCGCCGTCCACAGGACCAAGATTGACAGTCTGGCCGACCATGTGGTCGCGCTGAACGTCGGGGAAGTCGTATTAGCGCTGGAAGAAAGGCGCAATGCGTTGCCGCTTGACGACCTGCTGCGGATCAAGACCACCGGGGTGCACGTCAACGAAATTTCCAGTTTTCTGGAGCGTGAGACTGGCCGGGTTGACCTGGCAACCGTCAACCCAAGCTGGTTCATCTTTTCTGATGGATTCACGGCAGGACAGCGGGTTTCAAAGGTCGCGAAGCGGCTGTTCGACATTGTCGCCAGCCTGCTGGTCCTTTTGATCATGGGACCGGTGGTGCTGATCGCTGCAATTCTTGTCAAGCTCGACAGCCCCGGACCGGCCCTGTACCGCCAGCGGCGTGTCGGCCTGTATGGCCAACCCTATGACATCTTCAAATTGCGGTCGATGCGGCAGGATGCCGAAGCTGGCGGCAAAGCCATCTGGGCAGCCGAAGCCGACCCGCGCATTACCCGGATCGGTCGGTTCCTGCGCATGACGCGGATCGACGAAATCCCCCAGGCATGGAACGTGCTCAAGGGTGAAATGAGCTTTGTCGGGCCGCGTCCCGAACGACCGGAGTTCGTTCAGGAACTGGAACGCGAAATCCCCTATTATGCCGAACGCCACATGGTGAAGCCGGGCCTGACCGGATGGGCACAGATAAATTATCCCTATGGCGCGTCGATCGAGGATGCGCGCTGCAAGCTCGAATATGATTTGTACTACGCCAAGAATTACACGCCCTTTCTCGACCTTCTGATCCTGTTGCAGACCTTGCGCGTGGTGCTCTGGCCCGAAGGCGTTCGATGA
- a CDS encoding helix-turn-helix domain-containing protein, producing MAVERSVYLGPRLKRLRRELGLTQAEMAADLEISPSYIALIERNQRPLTADILLRLARTYRLDVAELAVDNSAEVISRLRTVLKDPIFSDIDLPALEIADVATNFPGITEALLRLHGSWQQEQATLADRIASADAGAAGEADPVAEARNYLASNRNSFPQLDDLAEVLAGKVEEAGGPTAFLKGKYGLRVRFLPSHVMVGSLRRYDRHRSEILLDETLDSSSRQFQLALQIAYLEWRKDLDGLVSASGLETDSGRLLIRRSLASYAAAAFVMPYGAFAKAAEVKRYDIEVLGRQFGTSFEQTAHRLTTLQRPGSTCVPFFFLRVDQAGNVSKRMDGAGFPFARHGGACPLWSVHQAFLRPRSILTQWLELPDGQRFFSIARTVTAGGGAHGAARVERAIALGCAADHAPRLVYADGPDAPDAERPTPIGVSCRLCQRPNCAARSAPPIGRQVLPDEYRRTLAPFGFSD from the coding sequence GTGGCAGTTGAACGGTCGGTCTATTTGGGCCCGCGCCTCAAGCGCCTGCGGCGCGAGCTTGGCCTGACGCAGGCGGAAATGGCAGCGGATCTCGAGATTTCGCCGAGTTACATCGCGCTGATCGAGCGCAACCAGCGACCGTTGACAGCCGACATATTGCTCCGCCTTGCGCGGACATATCGGTTGGATGTGGCCGAACTGGCGGTGGACAACAGTGCCGAGGTGATCAGCCGGCTGCGGACAGTCCTGAAAGACCCGATTTTCTCCGACATCGACCTGCCCGCCCTTGAGATCGCGGACGTCGCGACCAATTTTCCCGGTATCACCGAAGCCTTGCTGCGCCTGCACGGCAGCTGGCAGCAGGAACAGGCAACGCTGGCCGATCGTATCGCCAGCGCGGATGCCGGCGCCGCGGGGGAGGCGGATCCGGTTGCCGAAGCGCGCAACTATCTGGCCAGCAATCGCAACAGTTTCCCGCAGCTTGACGATTTGGCCGAGGTGCTGGCTGGCAAGGTTGAGGAAGCGGGTGGTCCTACCGCCTTTCTCAAAGGGAAGTACGGCCTGCGTGTCCGCTTCCTGCCATCGCATGTGATGGTTGGTTCGCTGCGCCGATATGACCGGCACCGCAGCGAGATATTGCTCGATGAAACGCTCGACAGTTCGAGCCGGCAGTTCCAGCTGGCGCTACAAATTGCCTATCTGGAATGGCGCAAGGATCTGGATGGGCTGGTGTCGGCAAGCGGTCTGGAGACGGATAGTGGTCGCTTGCTGATCCGTCGTTCACTGGCCAGCTATGCTGCGGCTGCCTTTGTCATGCCCTATGGCGCATTTGCCAAGGCAGCGGAGGTGAAGCGCTATGACATAGAGGTCCTGGGCAGGCAGTTTGGTACCAGTTTCGAGCAGACCGCGCACAGGCTGACAACCTTGCAAAGGCCGGGCTCCACCTGCGTGCCCTTCTTCTTTTTGCGCGTCGATCAGGCTGGCAATGTGTCAAAGCGGATGGACGGGGCGGGCTTTCCCTTTGCCCGCCATGGCGGGGCCTGTCCCCTGTGGTCGGTCCATCAGGCATTCTTGCGACCGCGTTCCATCCTGACCCAGTGGCTTGAACTTCCCGATGGCCAGCGTTTCTTTTCGATCGCGCGGACGGTAACCGCAGGCGGCGGAGCCCATGGCGCGGCCCGTGTCGAGCGTGCAATTGCGCTGGGATGTGCCGCGGATCATGCGCCGCGGCTGGTCTATGCCGATGGCCCCGATGCACCGGATGCAGAGCGCCCCACACCGATCGGCGTCAGCTGTCGCCTGTGCCAGCGCCCCAACTGTGCCGCGCGTTCGGCGCCTCCGATCGGTCGGCAGGTGCTGCCCGATGAGTATCGCCGGACCCTGGCTCCCTTTGGCTTTTCCGATTGA
- a CDS encoding lipopolysaccharide biosynthesis protein, with product MSEPVPPSQADSAPAAVTSRHVAKGVGTTLLSRLGAVIEIVAQPLYVWMFGLASFGLYAVLWAAINLLENIFDLGMTSAMQRTVPQSADDREAADALRAAMLLGVGPCIIVAAVIMLAAEPLSVWVNVAAEDRHLVVPAIQLFVWALPLWAFVEIATSALRARHLFGPEIRLRLVWEMLIRLVLAVGFYLAGFGLTGLFYAHLLSLAITAALCLRLVAQHYRLGMLVTGPLVTPIFVETMKAGLSILPSNMIGRLFGDAPAVVLNIAIPGAAGAQAGALFTIARKVSSVVQLVRIAFVYVLAPLASSAERADRAQVHDIYAYAVRLILVIALPLAAVLSAGSAPLLRLFGPDAIVAQGAMIILLLARAMEAVVGISLPVLQVVAGFRHQLTASIVGLIVACLVGWPLMQAMNPLTGLTLAVSIGFVIAAAIPMIQLQVHEALNPIGPELGRAAVRTFIVTLVALVLALAAARLPDAAALPLVLIVGLGAIWVSARLALPLADRESLGKTGRKLRLV from the coding sequence GTGAGTGAACCCGTCCCGCCTTCCCAAGCCGACTCCGCACCTGCGGCGGTGACCAGCCGCCATGTTGCCAAGGGTGTGGGCACCACCCTGCTTTCCCGCCTTGGCGCTGTCATCGAGATTGTTGCCCAGCCGCTCTATGTCTGGATGTTCGGCCTGGCCAGCTTCGGCCTTTATGCCGTGCTGTGGGCGGCGATCAATCTGCTCGAAAACATCTTCGACCTCGGCATGACCAGCGCGATGCAGCGCACTGTGCCGCAATCAGCCGACGACCGCGAAGCGGCTGATGCCCTGCGCGCCGCCATGCTGCTCGGTGTCGGCCCCTGCATCATCGTCGCCGCTGTCATCATGCTGGCCGCCGAACCCTTGTCGGTCTGGGTCAATGTCGCGGCGGAGGACCGGCATCTGGTTGTCCCGGCGATCCAGCTGTTCGTTTGGGCCCTGCCGCTGTGGGCCTTTGTCGAGATCGCCACATCGGCACTTCGCGCCCGTCACCTGTTCGGACCGGAAATCCGGTTGCGCCTCGTCTGGGAAATGTTGATCCGGCTGGTGCTGGCGGTTGGCTTTTACCTGGCTGGCTTTGGCCTGACGGGCCTGTTCTATGCCCATCTTCTGTCTTTGGCGATCACTGCTGCCCTCTGCCTCAGGCTGGTGGCGCAACATTACCGGCTCGGCATGCTGGTCACCGGCCCGCTTGTCACGCCGATATTTGTCGAAACGATGAAGGCCGGCCTGTCGATCCTGCCGTCGAACATGATCGGCCGTCTGTTCGGCGATGCCCCGGCCGTCGTTCTCAACATCGCCATCCCCGGCGCGGCGGGAGCACAGGCCGGCGCCCTTTTCACCATCGCCCGCAAGGTGTCGAGCGTCGTCCAACTCGTCCGCATCGCCTTTGTCTATGTGCTCGCGCCACTTGCTTCCAGCGCCGAACGCGCCGACCGGGCACAGGTGCACGACATTTATGCCTATGCCGTCCGCCTGATCCTTGTCATCGCCCTGCCGCTTGCCGCAGTGCTCAGCGCCGGCAGCGCCCCGCTGCTCCGTCTGTTCGGACCTGACGCCATTGTCGCACAGGGGGCGATGATTATCCTGCTGCTCGCGCGCGCCATGGAGGCGGTGGTCGGCATCTCGCTGCCGGTGCTGCAAGTTGTCGCCGGTTTCCGCCACCAGCTCACCGCCAGCATCGTCGGCCTGATCGTCGCCTGCCTGGTCGGCTGGCCGCTGATGCAGGCGATGAACCCGCTGACCGGCCTCACACTTGCGGTCTCCATCGGCTTTGTCATCGCCGCTGCCATTCCCATGATCCAGCTTCAGGTGCATGAGGCGCTCAATCCCATTGGTCCGGAACTGGGCCGCGCCGCTGTCCGCACCTTTATCGTGACGCTGGTCGCGCTTGTTCTGGCACTGGCGGCCGCGCGCCTGCCCGACGCGGCCGCCCTGCCTCTGGTGCTGATTGTCGGGCTAGGCGCCATCTGGGTAAGTGCGCGACTGGCCCTGCCGCTGGCGGACCGGGAATCGCTAGGGAAAACAGGGCGAAAGCTGCGGCTGGTCTGA
- the prsK gene encoding XrtA/PEP-CTERM system histidine kinase PrsK, producing MTGTELSLGGLAVVSLVGSFSYAALAVLSVLRRMPLARAPYVAALLGMALWLGALGLTGIGSVSGWIAEAVRNLAWLWFMASIAGRRTGDEGISQIGWIYIGLFFVETVIAALLLLPTLLGGNANMDHALDTLQMLFCAGGLVLLHNLFEAADADERRGLTLPLAAIAGLWTYDLNLYVISYLSDRPATLLLELRPFAAGVVALVFAIALVRPAGHKVRLSRPVAFRSVALAAVAAWLVALSLFTMAVNSSLGTFGAFAQLVVLTGTSAGALALWRSNRLRARLRVWTTKHFFEHRYDYRAEWLRFTATLSRSQASGLTLESRVIKAVADIVESTGGLLLTPDSGGRLSLAAVWPHSLAGIGMDDDLGPMARWMASEGRIVQFDELRAGTSPEEEMQVVPSSLLLNPDLWIAVPLLHLDRTEGIMLLSRPPLDRALDWEDFDLLKVAGTQAASHIAEARGAEALAESNRFEEFHRRFAFMMHDVKNLTSQMALLARNVERHGDNPDFREDMIVTLRLSADRLGQMMQRLSQQEKVRIEGLGPVDAAAAAMRVAVGKRGLHRVQLLGEAKAKALADQHTLEQLLIHLVQNAIDATIGDAPVTIQLGEDDKHVLIAVEDRGVGMSPEFIRTQLFRPFSSTKDGGFGIGAFQARQLAVAMGGTLNVESREGEGTIFTLTLPRADVTHVAANTSEAA from the coding sequence ATGACCGGCACGGAACTCAGCCTTGGCGGCCTGGCGGTGGTTTCGCTGGTGGGATCCTTCTCCTATGCGGCGCTTGCGGTGCTCAGCGTCCTGCGGCGAATGCCGCTCGCCCGCGCGCCCTATGTGGCCGCGCTGCTTGGCATGGCCTTATGGCTGGGTGCATTGGGACTGACAGGCATTGGCAGCGTTTCGGGCTGGATCGCCGAAGCGGTCAGAAACCTTGCCTGGCTGTGGTTCATGGCATCCATAGCCGGTCGCCGCACTGGCGATGAAGGGATCAGTCAGATCGGCTGGATCTATATTGGCCTGTTCTTTGTCGAAACCGTCATCGCGGCCTTGCTGTTGCTGCCTACCTTGCTGGGCGGCAACGCCAACATGGACCATGCGCTTGACACGTTGCAGATGCTGTTCTGTGCCGGCGGTCTGGTCCTGCTGCACAATCTGTTCGAAGCGGCCGATGCTGATGAACGACGCGGCCTGACGCTGCCCCTGGCCGCAATTGCCGGTCTGTGGACCTATGACCTGAACCTGTATGTGATCAGCTATCTGAGCGACCGGCCAGCGACATTGCTGCTCGAGTTGCGGCCCTTTGCTGCCGGGGTGGTGGCGCTGGTTTTTGCCATAGCGCTGGTGCGCCCCGCCGGGCACAAGGTGCGACTGTCGCGCCCGGTGGCCTTTCGGTCCGTGGCATTGGCGGCCGTTGCCGCGTGGCTGGTGGCCCTCTCGCTGTTCACGATGGCAGTCAATTCATCACTCGGAACCTTTGGTGCATTTGCGCAACTGGTCGTCCTCACAGGAACCAGCGCCGGGGCGCTTGCATTGTGGCGGTCGAACCGTCTGCGCGCGCGGTTGCGCGTGTGGACGACCAAGCACTTTTTCGAGCATCGCTATGACTACCGGGCCGAGTGGCTGCGTTTCACAGCGACCCTGAGCCGTTCGCAGGCATCCGGGCTGACGCTCGAATCACGTGTCATCAAGGCGGTGGCGGACATTGTCGAAAGCACGGGCGGCCTGTTGCTGACGCCTGACAGTGGCGGCCGCCTGTCATTGGCGGCGGTTTGGCCGCATTCGCTCGCCGGTATCGGGATGGACGATGATCTGGGCCCGATGGCTCGCTGGATGGCAAGTGAAGGCCGCATTGTGCAGTTTGACGAACTGCGCGCTGGCACTTCGCCCGAAGAGGAAATGCAGGTTGTGCCGAGCAGTCTGTTGCTCAACCCTGACCTCTGGATTGCTGTGCCATTACTGCACCTCGACCGGACCGAAGGCATCATGCTGTTGAGCCGACCGCCGCTCGACCGCGCGCTGGACTGGGAAGATTTCGATCTGCTCAAGGTTGCTGGCACACAGGCTGCCAGTCACATTGCCGAAGCGCGCGGTGCCGAAGCCCTGGCCGAAAGCAATCGTTTTGAGGAGTTCCACAGGCGCTTTGCCTTCATGATGCATGACGTCAAAAATCTAACGAGTCAGATGGCGCTGTTGGCCCGCAATGTTGAACGCCATGGCGATAATCCTGATTTCCGCGAGGATATGATCGTCACCCTGCGCTTGTCGGCTGACCGTCTTGGACAGATGATGCAGCGCTTGAGTCAGCAGGAAAAGGTGCGGATCGAAGGGCTGGGCCCGGTCGATGCGGCAGCGGCGGCGATGCGCGTTGCCGTGGGCAAGCGGGGGCTGCACCGGGTGCAATTGCTGGGTGAGGCCAAGGCAAAGGCTCTGGCTGACCAGCATACGCTGGAACAATTGCTGATCCATCTCGTGCAGAATGCGATTGACGCCACCATTGGTGATGCGCCGGTGACCATCCAGCTTGGCGAGGATGATAAGCATGTCCTTATCGCCGTTGAGGATCGAGGCGTCGGCATGTCGCCAGAGTTCATCAGGACCCAGCTGTTCCGACCGTTCAGTTCGACCAAGGACGGCGGCTTCGGCATCGGTGCGTTTCAGGCCCGTCAGTTGGCAGTCGCCATGGGCGGAACGCTGAATGTCGAAAGCCGTGAAGGCGAAGGCACGATTTTTACCCTTACCCTGCCGCGGGCCGATGTTACGCACGTCGCCGCCAATACGAGCGAGGCCGCATGA